A genomic segment from Luteolibacter ambystomatis encodes:
- a CDS encoding 4'-phosphopantetheinyl transferase family protein: protein MPAPLPGTLQIHIIRPGDVPQDLVEHCLTDADQKRAASFRFPEHASRWSRYRAALRMILAECTGDTPRQLPIFEGKHGKPQLRDHALHFNLSHDDTLALAVLSVDGPVGIDLESRHRAKDLPACAETFCHPEELASGPDDAALLRIWTAKEACVKASGTGFTVSPCEIRVVEDGVLDASGVTWPLLRLEHPALAGHLAHVCALQMPAFMEILDEPVAHRFTAATS from the coding sequence ATGCCCGCACCGCTTCCAGGCACACTGCAGATCCACATCATCCGTCCCGGTGATGTGCCGCAGGATCTTGTGGAGCATTGCCTGACGGATGCAGACCAGAAACGGGCCGCCTCATTCCGCTTCCCCGAGCACGCCTCACGTTGGAGCCGCTACCGGGCAGCGCTGCGGATGATTCTGGCGGAATGCACCGGCGATACACCCCGGCAATTACCGATTTTCGAGGGAAAACATGGCAAACCGCAGCTCCGGGACCACGCCTTGCATTTCAATCTCTCCCACGATGACACGCTCGCGCTGGCCGTCCTTTCGGTGGATGGCCCCGTGGGCATCGATTTGGAAAGCCGCCATCGCGCGAAAGACCTGCCCGCCTGCGCGGAAACCTTCTGCCATCCGGAAGAACTCGCCTCCGGTCCGGATGATGCGGCTTTGCTGCGTATCTGGACAGCCAAGGAAGCCTGCGTGAAGGCGAGCGGCACCGGCTTCACGGTATCTCCCTGCGAGATCCGTGTCGTGGAAGACGGAGTGTTGGATGCCTCCGGCGTGACGTGGCCACTGCTCCGCTTGGAGCATCCGGCTTTGGCCGGACACCTCGCCCACGTTTGCGCCTTGCAGATGCCTGCCTTCATGGAGATTCTTGACGAGCCGGTGGCTCATCGTTTCACCGCCGCCACGTCCTGA
- a CDS encoding non-ribosomal peptide synthetase: MNPLPADSETPSSDSMADEVLAFPASPAQEAFFYLEQLFPSHPAFNVPVRFRLDGALDLALLKRSFEALASRHETLRTSFSEQDGKLQQIVGPEQAVPMPVTDISHLSGAELDAEIDRLGSLEARAPFKLTQAPLFRASVLVIGPDRHILQITIHHAVSDGWSIGIITDELAAFYNAFLQDAEPDLEPLAVQYADFTIWQREFLEGPEVAAHLDYWKKQLDHYAELELPTDRPRPANKSWDGDIVSRILPASLSAKVAALSREQGATMFHVFLAAFKAVASRYTGQDDIAVGSPVAGRTNAELEGVIGTFINSVILRTNLAGDPSFRELLNRVRDSATDAIAHQDLPFEKLVKALQPRRDPGRNPLFQINFTHQRDFVRPVSFGGARLTAFPSRSPGAIFDLHFFMVERADGWRASCDFARDLFDRETALRLLDHFETLLEAATATPDRPLSSLPILTPPEMLQFEDWSGKRPLYPADETLGSLFLQSARRHADRTALSYDKRSISYRNLAHAALSITDKLTANGVKPGDHVALCAPSVPEMIAAQLGIVLAGASCVPLDPDYPVDRLRYMLGDCAAPALLIASSLKDRLPNGTANVIALEAIATGTTAEIPDAPIHGTTADSISHVFYTSGSTGIPKGVQVRHRGISRLVHDGGFMEFGPEDSFLQAAPISFDAATLEIWMPLLHGGRVVLAGEGGTTLTGIARAVKEEGVTCLWLTAGLFQSMIDEHAAELRGLKYLLAGGDVLSPGHVKKALETLPDTRLINGYGPTENTTFTCCHRITADDLKRPSIPIGRPVSNTTVHILDERLRPAPIGVPGELFTGGDGLAAGYLHQPELTADKFIGGPFGAPLYRTGDLCRWLPDGTIEFLGRRDHQVKIRGFRIETGEIETALAAHPDVNQAKVAARGADAGSKKLLAWITPSGTTAPDTTAIRDFLKERLPAYMVPAAIGVIGRFPLNANGKIDTKALPDPSLGNNSATNLPTTETEKRLAAIWQELLEIPAVGIDDEWFDLGGHSLLALKLFSRLHRDFDQSLPLATLISHPTIRTLAAVICPEVKKEIAPTAEVQGAALIVTLNEGSRIPLFAVHGGDGATLFYRELASLLRDRPFHAIESLQLNHSGPLEVGSIEETAAAYIEVMRRIRPQGPYCLAGYSFGGLVAWEIAHQLEKVGEGIPFVALFDTANPVAYARKNNPLERVRSFWDQHSDLPVTERAGRLAARFVEGTRTHFRVKRESAEAAIAGPAEAHTDLRRVQLREAHDEAMQRYQPPRLSGAAHLFKARFTGDKVEMAADYGWTPFCESLTIREIPGQHLTLFDPENVGEFARSLDAALQSCDPR, translated from the coding sequence ATGAACCCGCTTCCGGCAGATTCCGAAACTCCCTCGTCCGACTCCATGGCGGACGAGGTGCTGGCATTCCCCGCGTCACCCGCACAGGAGGCGTTCTTTTATCTTGAGCAACTCTTCCCGAGTCATCCGGCATTCAACGTTCCGGTGCGGTTCCGTCTGGATGGCGCGCTCGACCTCGCCTTGTTGAAGCGTTCCTTCGAGGCCCTGGCGTCGCGCCATGAAACGCTGCGGACGTCGTTCTCCGAACAGGACGGCAAGCTCCAGCAGATCGTGGGCCCGGAGCAGGCGGTGCCGATGCCAGTCACGGACATTTCTCATCTGTCCGGCGCGGAACTCGATGCGGAGATCGACCGCCTCGGTTCCTTGGAAGCCCGTGCGCCCTTCAAGCTCACCCAAGCCCCGTTGTTCCGTGCCAGCGTGCTCGTGATTGGCCCGGACCGCCACATCCTGCAAATCACCATCCACCACGCGGTGAGCGATGGCTGGTCGATCGGCATCATCACCGACGAGCTGGCCGCGTTCTACAACGCCTTCCTGCAGGACGCCGAACCCGATCTCGAGCCACTCGCGGTCCAATACGCCGACTTCACCATCTGGCAGCGCGAGTTTCTAGAGGGCCCCGAAGTCGCGGCCCATCTCGACTATTGGAAGAAGCAGCTCGATCACTACGCCGAACTGGAGCTGCCCACCGATCGCCCGCGCCCTGCTAACAAGTCATGGGACGGCGACATCGTCTCACGCATTCTTCCCGCCTCGCTCAGCGCGAAGGTCGCGGCTCTGTCCCGCGAACAGGGTGCAACCATGTTCCATGTCTTCCTCGCCGCCTTCAAAGCGGTAGCCAGCCGCTACACCGGGCAGGATGACATCGCTGTCGGCTCGCCGGTGGCGGGCCGCACCAACGCGGAACTGGAAGGCGTGATCGGCACCTTCATCAACAGCGTGATCCTGCGCACGAATCTCGCCGGTGATCCATCATTCCGCGAGCTGCTCAATCGCGTGCGCGACAGCGCCACCGATGCCATCGCGCATCAGGATCTGCCGTTCGAAAAACTGGTGAAAGCCCTGCAACCACGCCGCGATCCGGGCCGCAATCCGCTGTTCCAGATCAACTTCACCCACCAGCGCGACTTCGTGCGCCCGGTATCCTTCGGCGGCGCTCGGCTCACCGCCTTTCCCTCGCGTTCGCCCGGCGCGATCTTCGACCTGCACTTCTTCATGGTGGAACGTGCCGATGGCTGGCGCGCGTCCTGCGATTTCGCCCGGGATCTTTTCGACCGCGAGACGGCGCTGCGCCTGCTCGATCATTTCGAAACGCTGCTGGAAGCCGCCACGGCCACACCGGATCGCCCGCTCTCCAGCCTGCCGATCCTCACACCGCCGGAAATGCTCCAGTTTGAGGATTGGTCCGGCAAACGCCCTCTTTATCCGGCGGATGAAACGCTCGGCAGCCTGTTTCTGCAAAGTGCCCGCCGCCATGCCGACCGGACGGCCCTTTCCTACGACAAACGCAGTATATCCTACCGCAATCTGGCTCATGCCGCCCTCTCCATCACCGACAAACTCACGGCGAATGGCGTGAAGCCCGGCGACCATGTCGCACTCTGCGCTCCTTCCGTGCCAGAGATGATCGCCGCCCAACTTGGCATCGTGCTGGCAGGCGCATCCTGCGTGCCGCTCGATCCGGACTACCCGGTCGACCGCCTGCGCTACATGCTCGGGGACTGTGCGGCTCCGGCGCTGCTAATCGCTTCCTCGCTGAAGGATCGTCTGCCAAACGGCACGGCCAACGTCATCGCGCTGGAAGCCATCGCCACCGGCACCACCGCGGAGATTCCGGACGCTCCAATCCACGGAACCACCGCGGATTCCATTTCCCACGTCTTCTACACCAGCGGCTCGACCGGCATTCCCAAGGGCGTGCAAGTCCGGCATCGCGGCATCTCGCGGCTGGTTCACGATGGCGGCTTCATGGAGTTCGGGCCGGAGGATTCGTTCCTCCAGGCCGCGCCCATCTCATTCGATGCCGCCACGCTGGAGATCTGGATGCCGCTGCTGCACGGTGGCCGGGTGGTGCTCGCGGGCGAGGGAGGCACCACGCTTACCGGCATCGCACGGGCGGTGAAGGAAGAAGGCGTCACCTGCCTGTGGCTTACGGCGGGCTTGTTCCAGTCGATGATCGACGAGCACGCCGCCGAACTACGAGGACTGAAGTATCTCCTCGCCGGCGGTGACGTGCTCTCCCCGGGTCACGTGAAGAAAGCTCTGGAGACACTTCCCGATACCAGGCTGATCAACGGTTACGGTCCGACCGAAAACACCACCTTCACCTGCTGCCATCGAATCACCGCGGACGATCTCAAGCGCCCTTCGATTCCCATCGGCCGTCCGGTTTCCAACACCACCGTCCATATTCTCGACGAAAGGCTCCGGCCCGCTCCCATCGGTGTACCCGGCGAGCTCTTCACCGGTGGCGACGGGCTTGCCGCAGGCTATCTGCACCAGCCGGAACTCACCGCGGACAAATTCATCGGCGGTCCCTTCGGAGCTCCCCTCTACCGCACCGGCGATCTCTGCCGCTGGCTGCCGGATGGGACCATCGAGTTTCTGGGCCGCCGTGATCATCAGGTGAAAATCCGCGGCTTCCGGATCGAGACCGGCGAAATCGAAACCGCCCTCGCCGCCCATCCCGACGTCAACCAAGCCAAGGTGGCTGCACGTGGTGCGGATGCCGGATCGAAGAAGCTGCTCGCCTGGATCACTCCCTCGGGCACCACGGCACCGGATACCACGGCGATCCGCGATTTCCTCAAGGAACGCCTGCCCGCCTACATGGTTCCGGCGGCCATCGGGGTGATCGGACGTTTCCCGCTCAATGCGAACGGCAAGATCGATACCAAAGCCCTGCCGGATCCATCGCTCGGCAACAATAGCGCCACCAATCTTCCTACCACGGAAACCGAGAAACGCCTCGCCGCTATCTGGCAGGAGCTTTTGGAAATCCCCGCTGTCGGCATCGATGACGAATGGTTCGATCTCGGCGGCCACTCGCTGCTGGCGCTGAAACTCTTCTCCCGCCTACACCGTGATTTCGATCAAAGCCTGCCGCTGGCCACGCTGATCAGTCATCCCACCATCCGCACGCTCGCCGCGGTGATCTGCCCGGAGGTCAAAAAGGAGATCGCTCCAACTGCGGAAGTCCAGGGGGCAGCGCTCATCGTCACACTCAACGAAGGCAGCCGCATCCCTCTCTTCGCCGTCCATGGCGGTGATGGCGCCACCCTGTTCTACCGCGAACTGGCCTCCCTGCTGAGGGACCGGCCCTTTCATGCGATCGAATCCCTCCAGCTCAATCACAGCGGACCGCTTGAGGTCGGCTCGATCGAAGAAACCGCTGCGGCTTACATCGAGGTCATGCGTCGCATCCGCCCGCAGGGTCCCTATTGCCTAGCCGGGTATTCATTCGGCGGCCTCGTGGCCTGGGAGATCGCACACCAGCTTGAGAAAGTCGGTGAGGGCATCCCGTTCGTCGCGCTCTTCGATACGGCGAACCCGGTCGCCTATGCCCGGAAAAACAACCCGCTCGAGCGCGTCCGCTCATTCTGGGATCAGCACTCGGACCTGCCGGTTACGGAACGCGCGGGTCGTCTGGCCGCACGCTTTGTCGAAGGCACGCGCACCCACTTCCGCGTGAAGCGCGAGAGCGCCGAAGCCGCCATCGCCGGTCCGGCCGAAGCCCACACCGATCTCCGCCGCGTCCAACTCCGCGAGGCCCATGACGAGGCGATGCAGCGTTACCAGCCGCCGCGGCTCTCCGGTGCTGCGCATCTCTTCAAGGCCCGCTTCACCGGAGACAAGGTGGAGATGGCGGCGGACTATGGTTGGACTCCATTCTGTGAGAGTCTGACGATTCGCGAGATCCCCGGCCAACATCTCACACTCTTCGATCCGGAGAATGTCGGAGAATTCGCGCGTTCGCTTGATGCCGCGCTTCAATCCTGCGACCCGCGCTGA